The following coding sequences are from one Shumkonia mesophila window:
- a CDS encoding sensor histidine kinase translates to MRPNRLLASSTFRYALVYVAMFGVSVVGILAFVYWEAVGVVSGQTDETIRNEIASLAEHYQERGLGQLISVIAERSGNRFGQRGIYLLADPEYRPLAGNIDAWPTVARGEPGWVDFLIGTEAGPRPTRQLARAHTFVLPGGFRMLVGRDTTERTELRSLITEALLGALALTTFLAIAGGVVMSRNLLRRIDTINRGSQAILAGDFRRRMPLKGNDDEFDQLAANLNRMLERIEQLMAGMHNVANDIAHDLRSPISRLRSRLEVTLLSPQDAATYRTALEETIRETEDILATFNAILDIALAESGALRNEFDDFDLAALIADVAEFYAPVAEEKGSTVTVDAPTPLAIRGNRHLLSQALANLIDNAVKYGGGRGPIELTLRREGTAAVVAVGDRGPGIPEDLRDKALRRFVRLEASRHTPGSGLGLALVAAVAQLHDAELRLEDNEPGLRVVLRLPVTSAAPVRKTKVVRPPVVKKTG, encoded by the coding sequence GTGCGCCCGAATAGGCTGCTCGCCAGCTCGACCTTCCGCTACGCGCTGGTCTACGTGGCGATGTTCGGGGTGTCGGTGGTCGGCATTCTGGCCTTTGTCTATTGGGAGGCGGTGGGGGTGGTCAGCGGCCAGACCGACGAGACCATCCGCAACGAGATCGCCTCGCTGGCCGAGCACTACCAGGAGCGCGGGCTGGGCCAGCTCATCTCGGTGATCGCCGAGCGCAGCGGCAATCGTTTCGGCCAGCGCGGCATCTATCTGCTGGCCGACCCCGAGTACCGGCCGCTCGCCGGCAACATCGACGCCTGGCCGACGGTGGCCAGGGGCGAGCCCGGCTGGGTCGACTTCCTGATCGGCACCGAGGCCGGTCCCCGCCCGACCCGCCAGTTGGCCCGCGCCCATACCTTCGTGCTGCCCGGCGGCTTTCGCATGCTGGTCGGGCGCGACACCACCGAGCGCACGGAACTGCGCAGCCTGATCACCGAGGCGCTGCTGGGGGCGCTGGCGCTCACCACCTTCCTCGCCATCGCCGGCGGCGTGGTGATGAGCCGCAATCTGCTGCGCCGCATCGACACCATCAACCGCGGCAGCCAGGCTATCCTCGCCGGCGACTTCCGGCGGCGCATGCCGCTCAAGGGCAACGACGACGAATTCGATCAGCTGGCCGCCAACCTCAATCGCATGCTGGAGCGCATCGAGCAACTGATGGCCGGCATGCACAACGTCGCCAACGACATCGCCCACGACCTGCGCAGTCCGATCTCGCGGCTGCGCAGCCGGCTGGAGGTGACGCTGCTGTCGCCCCAGGATGCCGCGACCTATCGGACGGCCCTGGAAGAGACCATCCGCGAAACCGAGGACATTCTGGCCACCTTCAACGCCATCCTCGACATCGCGCTGGCCGAATCGGGGGCGCTGCGAAACGAGTTCGACGACTTCGACCTGGCGGCACTGATCGCCGACGTCGCCGAGTTCTACGCGCCGGTCGCCGAGGAGAAGGGCTCGACGGTGACGGTGGACGCGCCGACCCCGCTGGCCATCCGCGGCAACCGCCACCTGCTGTCGCAGGCGCTGGCCAACCTCATCGACAACGCCGTCAAGTACGGCGGCGGCCGGGGCCCCATCGAACTGACCCTGCGCCGCGAGGGAACCGCCGCCGTCGTCGCCGTCGGTGATCGCGGCCCGGGTATCCCCGAGGATCTGCGCGACAAGGCCTTGAGGCGCTTCGTCCGGCTGGAAGCCAGCCGCCACACCCCGGGCAGCGGCCTCGGTCTCGCCCTGGTGGCGGCGGTGGCGCAACTGCACGACGCCGAGCTTCGGCTGGAGGACAACGAACCGGGCCTCAGGGTGGTGCTGCGCCTGCCGGTGACCTCGGCCGCTCCCGTCCGCAAGACCAAGGTCGTCCGCCCCCCGGTCGTCAAGAAGACCGGCTGA
- a CDS encoding MFS transporter: MSAASDSAPDAASGAGFSAASHPYRWVVLAGVWLAYFSFGLTTVTLAPLVGVVGADLGLGHARMGTVLGAWQLVYIASALPCGMLLDRAGPRWALFMALVAIAGSNLLRGVATGHLSLFLAVAVFGLGGPLVSIGAPKLTSLWFEGRERGFAMGVYITGLAFGNMAAFSLTNSLLMPALGGDWRAVLWADGGLVLATGLVWLAITAHPVYRAVEARPAGGTGESQVQAFVRLLRVPAVRWVLLMSIGIFFFNHGLDNWLPEILVSRGMDAARAGFWSTVPTAIGVSAALILPRLATPSRRLPILGALYLAAAGATLLLHGAEGMMLAGGLILQGVARGAMMAVAMLILIEIPDVGPRRAGMAGGLFFSAAEVGGVLGPVSVGLIADVAGGFTIPLAVLTGVCVALLAMMAPLGRALR, translated from the coding sequence ATGAGCGCCGCTTCCGATTCCGCTCCCGACGCTGCCTCCGGCGCGGGCTTTTCCGCCGCCTCCCATCCTTACCGCTGGGTCGTGCTGGCCGGCGTCTGGCTGGCCTATTTCAGCTTCGGCCTGACCACCGTCACCCTGGCGCCGCTGGTCGGCGTCGTCGGCGCCGACCTCGGGCTCGGCCACGCCCGCATGGGTACCGTGCTGGGTGCCTGGCAGTTGGTCTACATCGCCTCGGCGCTGCCGTGCGGCATGCTGCTGGATCGCGCCGGGCCGCGCTGGGCCCTGTTCATGGCGCTGGTCGCGATTGCCGGCTCCAACCTTTTGCGCGGCGTCGCGACCGGCCACCTCAGCCTGTTCCTGGCGGTGGCCGTGTTCGGCCTGGGCGGCCCCCTGGTGTCGATCGGCGCCCCCAAGCTGACCAGCCTGTGGTTCGAGGGCCGCGAGCGCGGCTTCGCCATGGGCGTCTACATCACCGGGCTGGCTTTCGGCAACATGGCGGCCTTTTCGCTGACCAACAGCCTTTTGATGCCGGCCCTGGGCGGCGACTGGCGGGCCGTCCTGTGGGCGGATGGCGGCCTGGTGCTGGCGACCGGCCTGGTGTGGCTGGCGATCACCGCCCATCCGGTCTATCGCGCCGTCGAGGCGAGGCCGGCCGGCGGCACCGGCGAATCGCAGGTCCAGGCGTTCGTCCGCCTGCTCAGGGTGCCGGCGGTGCGCTGGGTGCTGCTGATGAGCATCGGCATCTTCTTCTTCAACCACGGGCTCGACAATTGGCTGCCCGAGATCCTGGTCAGCCGCGGCATGGATGCCGCGCGGGCGGGTTTCTGGTCGACGGTTCCCACCGCCATCGGGGTCAGCGCGGCGCTGATCCTGCCCCGGCTGGCGACGCCGTCCCGCCGCCTGCCCATCTTGGGCGCGCTGTACTTGGCGGCGGCCGGCGCCACGCTGCTGCTGCACGGGGCCGAGGGGATGATGCTGGCCGGCGGCCTCATCCTGCAGGGGGTGGCCCGTGGCGCCATGATGGCGGTCGCCATGCTGATCCTGATCGAGATCCCGGACGTCGGGCCGCGCCGCGCCGGGATGGCCGGCGGCCTGTTCTTCTCGGCGGCCGAGGTGGGCGGCGTGCTGGGGCCGGTATCGGTCGGCCTGATCGCCGATGTCGCCGGCGGCTTCACCATTCCGCTGGCGGTGTTGACCGGCGTCTGCGTGGCGCTGCTGGCCATGATGGCGCCGCTGGGGCGGGCGCTGCGCTGA
- a CDS encoding YgaP family membrane protein, whose product MGKNVGTVDRILRLVVGAVLIALVFVGPMTPWGWIGIVPILTALIGWCPAYTLLGIRTCPMEKKV is encoded by the coding sequence ATGGGAAAGAACGTGGGAACGGTGGATCGCATCCTGCGCCTGGTTGTGGGGGCCGTCCTGATCGCGCTCGTCTTCGTCGGGCCGATGACGCCGTGGGGGTGGATCGGTATCGTTCCCATCCTGACCGCGCTGATCGGCTGGTGCCCGGCCTATACGCTGTTGGGCATCCGCACCTGCCCGATGGAAAAGAAAGTATAA
- a CDS encoding anti-sigma factor family protein: protein MTAPRPIDENTLNAYVDGQIDEAARQEVEAWLATHPDEAARVQAYRAQNAGLHALYDGVLGEPLSPALAALAAGTPKARPAQGWRRLAAALLLFALGGGAGWGLHGLGEGAGPLAEPGFVRRAVGAHIVYASEVRHPVEVAADQEAHLVGWLSKRLGSPLKAPKLASLGFSLVGGRLLPDEGTAAAQFMYEDASGRRLTCYVRAASEREDTAFRFVSERGVSAFYWVEAPLAYALIAEMPKDELLPIAHAVYAEWER, encoded by the coding sequence ATGACCGCGCCCCGCCCGATCGACGAGAACACGCTCAACGCCTATGTCGACGGGCAGATCGACGAGGCCGCCCGCCAGGAGGTCGAGGCGTGGCTGGCCACCCATCCCGACGAGGCGGCGCGTGTCCAGGCCTACCGGGCGCAGAACGCCGGCCTGCATGCTCTCTATGACGGCGTCCTGGGCGAGCCGCTGTCACCCGCTCTGGCCGCGCTTGCCGCCGGCACGCCCAAGGCGCGGCCGGCCCAAGGCTGGCGGCGCCTCGCCGCGGCGCTGCTGCTTTTCGCGCTGGGCGGCGGCGCCGGCTGGGGCCTGCACGGCCTGGGCGAGGGCGCCGGTCCGCTGGCCGAGCCGGGCTTCGTGCGCCGCGCCGTCGGCGCCCACATCGTCTACGCCTCCGAGGTCCGCCATCCGGTCGAGGTGGCGGCCGACCAGGAAGCGCATCTGGTCGGCTGGCTGTCGAAGCGGCTGGGCAGCCCGCTCAAGGCGCCCAAGTTGGCTTCCCTCGGTTTCTCGCTGGTCGGCGGCCGGCTGCTGCCCGACGAGGGAACGGCGGCCGCCCAGTTCATGTACGAGGACGCCTCGGGCCGGCGCCTGACGTGCTACGTGCGCGCCGCCAGCGAGCGAGAGGACACGGCTTTCCGCTTCGTCTCCGAGCGCGGGGTTTCTGCTTTCTACTGGGTGGAGGCGCCCCTGGCCTATGCGCTGATCGCCGAGATGCCGAAAGACGAGCTGCTGCCCATCGCCCACGCCGTCTACGCCGAGTGGGAGCGCTGA
- a CDS encoding response regulator transcription factor, protein MRILVIEDDEAAAGYLAKGLGESGYVVDRAATGPDGLAMAVTESYDLIIADRMLPGIDGLLVVEALRKKGDDTPVLFLSALGQVDERVRGLKAGGDDYLVKPYAFAELLARVEVLIRRKSGRAEETVLKVADLEMDLLARRVTRAGTEIPLQPREFRLLEYLMRHAGQVVTRTMLLEHVWDYHFDPQTNVIDVHVSRLRQKIDKTFTSPLLHTVRGAGYSLRAPE, encoded by the coding sequence ATGCGCATCCTGGTGATCGAGGACGACGAGGCGGCGGCGGGATACCTGGCCAAGGGGCTGGGCGAAAGCGGCTATGTGGTCGACCGCGCCGCCACCGGGCCGGACGGCCTGGCCATGGCCGTCACCGAAAGCTACGACCTGATCATCGCCGACCGCATGCTGCCCGGCATCGACGGCCTGCTGGTGGTCGAGGCCCTGCGCAAGAAGGGCGACGATACGCCGGTGCTTTTCCTGAGCGCGCTGGGCCAGGTCGACGAGCGGGTGCGCGGTCTCAAGGCCGGCGGTGACGATTATCTCGTCAAGCCTTACGCCTTCGCCGAACTGCTGGCCCGCGTCGAAGTGCTGATCCGCCGCAAGAGCGGCCGCGCCGAGGAAACCGTGCTCAAGGTGGCCGACCTCGAGATGGACCTGCTGGCCCGCCGGGTGACGCGGGCGGGCACCGAAATCCCGCTGCAGCCCCGCGAGTTTCGCCTGCTCGAATACCTGATGCGCCACGCCGGCCAGGTGGTGACCCGCACCATGCTGCTGGAGCACGTGTGGGATTACCACTTCGACCCGCAGACCAACGTCATCGACGTCCACGTCAGCCGGCTGCGCCAGAAGATCGACAAAACCTTCACCTCCCCGCTGCTGCATACCGTGCGTGGGGCCGGATACAGCCTCCGTGCGCCCGAATAG
- a CDS encoding sigma-70 family RNA polymerase sigma factor, which produces MDRRQAIVEQIPHLRRYARALGRDPGAADDLVQDCLERALSRFHLFRAGTNLRGWLFTILHNLHVNQARRAVRRPDDVALPDGGGEMAGPASHGPDRGLPVRDLGRALDGLPADQREVVLLIGLEEMSYKQAADVLGVPLGTVMSRLARGRERLRQLMDNGDAPVLRRVK; this is translated from the coding sequence GTGGACAGGCGGCAGGCCATCGTCGAGCAGATTCCGCACTTGCGGCGCTATGCCCGCGCGCTGGGGCGCGACCCGGGGGCGGCCGACGACTTGGTGCAGGATTGCCTGGAGCGGGCGCTGTCGCGCTTCCACCTGTTTCGCGCCGGCACCAACCTGCGCGGCTGGCTGTTCACTATCCTGCACAACCTGCACGTCAACCAGGCGCGCCGGGCCGTCCGCCGGCCGGACGACGTGGCGCTCCCCGATGGCGGCGGCGAAATGGCGGGGCCGGCCAGCCACGGCCCCGACCGCGGCCTGCCGGTACGCGACCTTGGCCGCGCGCTCGACGGTTTGCCCGCCGACCAGAGGGAAGTGGTGCTGCTGATCGGACTGGAGGAAATGAGCTACAAGCAAGCGGCCGATGTCCTGGGGGTGCCGTTGGGCACCGTGATGTCGCGCCTGGCGCGCGGCCGCGAACGGTTGCGCCAGCTGATGGACAACGGCGACGCGCCCGTCCTGAGGAGGGTGAAATGA